The Bacillus thuringiensis region CATGTTATCTTCATTATGTTCTATTCTTTTTGAAGAACCATGTGAGAATACCAAAACAAGAAGCCCTAGAGCCCTAACTCTAGGGGCTTTTTGTTTTTAAATAAGGATTTTGTTTTAAACTTACACATACACTCAGGCGTCCCACCCACATTTTAACGAAAATATACGCTAAGCAAATTCCGACAAAAATGAGCCGAATTTTCTACTCTAAGAAAAATCCGGCTCTTATTTTTAGACTTGTTGTAAAGGACGAAGAGATTCTAACGTTGTAGTATCTTTCATATTAAATCGATACTCACCTAAAAAGTTGATATGCTCCCACCCTAGTGGTGAGATATGTTTTAATAGTTCTTCGTTAAAACCATGCGCACTTCTTAACATTTCTACAGCTTTGCTTAAATATACAGTATTCCATAAAATGATGGCATTAATGAGAATACTTAATACACTTGCTCGTTGCAACTGATCTTGGAGAGCACGTTCACGGGATTCCCCGTGTTTCGCAAAAAATATTGCTCTTGCTAGTGAATTCATTGCTTCCCCTTTGTTTAATCCTCGTTGAACTTTTCTACGTAACGTTTTATCTGAAAGATAATCTAAAATAAAGATAGTCTTTTCAATTCTACCCATTTCTCTTAATGCCTTTGCTACCTTATTATGGCGAGTATAAGAACCTAACTTTCCCATAATTAGTGCACCGGACACTTTTCCTTCTCGAATTGAATGGGCTATACGTAAAACGTCATCATAATTTTCATAGATCAATTTCATATTCACTTGTCCCCGTATAAGACCTTCTATATTTGAAAAATCTTTAGGTGAACCAATTGTATACAATTTAGAACTCGATAAGTCCCTTAATCGGGGTGCAAAACGGAATCCTAACAGGTGAGTTAAGCCAAATACTTGGTCAGTATAGCCGGCTGTATCCGTATAATGCTCTTCAATCATTAAATCAGATTCATGATGAAGTAACCCATCAATCACATGTATAGCATCTCTTGCATTCGTGTTAATAACTTTTGTGTAAAAGGAAGAAAATTGATCACTTACGAATCTATATATAGTCGCTCCTTTACCAGATCCATAGTGTGGATTCGAGCTGGCACTCAAAGAAGATACCCCAATTTGAACTCGCATTCCGTCCGATGATGAAGTAGTACCGTCACCCCAGTAAGAAGCCAAGGGTAGCCGATGTTGAAAATTAACCAATATGGCTTGTGCACGATTCAATGCATCATCGTACATACGCCACTGACTTGCATTAGCTAACTGATGATAAGAGATATCTGGTGTAGCCTCTGCCATTTTCGTAAGTCCAATATTTGTTCCCATAGCCATAAGTGAAGCAAGAGATATAATGATTTCTTCCCCTTTAGGTGGTTTATTTGTGGATGCGTGAATAAATTGTTGCTCGAAGCCTGTCCAATTCGCTACTTCTAGAAGTAAGTCTGTAAGTTTAACCCGTGGTAACATGTGATAGAGTTTTGCACTTATTTGTTTGGCTTCCTCTGGAGTATCCTTCTCTAAACGCTGGAGGTGTAGGTTTCCCTTGTCAATATCAACTCCATCTAATGAGTGAGCATTTTTAGAGAATGTTTCAATTCGCTTTAATAGAGTTTGTGTTCGTTCCACTATATACTCATCGGCATGTGTAGCAACTGCTAAGCGTGTCCCTATTTCTTTACTATCAATCCAATCTTGAGATGGTACTAAGTATTCATCAAAATCTTAATGCTGCCGGCTTCCCACAATAGAAATATCTCCAGAACGTACATAATTCCGTAGTTCGGTAAATGCAGCTAATTCATAGAAATGTCGATTAATGTTTCCATCTTCGTCGTATATATGTCTTTGCCATCTGTTTGAAACAAAAGCTAATGGGGCTCCTTGTGATACTTTACGTTTTCCTGAGTCATTTAGTTCACGGATGACGTCTAAAGCGTTTAATACAGACTTAGCATAATTTGTAGACTGAAATTCTAAGGCTCTAAGTAATGTAGGAGTATATTTTCGTAGGTAATTGTATCGGCTTTCTAATAAATCAAGATAATCATAATTTATAGGTCGAGACAGTTGTTTAGCTTCCTCTACAGAAGCTACAAATTTGTCCCAGGGCATAACTATTTCTAATACCACAAAAGGATTCACATTTTCTTCTTTAGCTTTAATTAATGCAGTTCCTAAGTCTGCATAATGAAGAATTTTTTCATTTAGCGCTTTTCCGTTTTTTTTATGGATCTCCTCTTGCTGCTTTCTTCCCTTTAATTGAAGATTCATCATTTGTTTATCATGAATCTCAAAAGCTTGATCAATTAAATCCTGAGTTAAATCGAATAGATAAGCCACTAATATGGCATACTTTTTTATCTCTTTAAACCTTCGAAATGAGAAAGCTTCATAACGTGCCCCCATTCGAGATAGTTGTCGTAATCGATTAGGATGTATCCCTTTTGTATTAATGTTTAACTGTAGTCCTTTTATATACTCTAAGCGCTCAACAACCTTTAAAAAAGATTCTGGTGAAAATTGACCAGGTACTTCTTTTAACCAAGCTAAATAAGTTTTTGAAGAGTTAGGCATAAAATGGAGCAATCCGCTTAGTTTTTCCTTTTGTGAAAAGGTTAAAGATGATGTTAGTATCTTAAATATGCTTTTCTCTGCTCGTTTACGTGTTTCCCATATTGCTCGTTCTATAATTGCCATCGAAGGAAGTATAATCTTCCAAGTACGGAGTTCTTGCAATGCTATTTCCACGAGATATGTTGTATTTCCATTATTTAATGCATGTGGTTGAAGAAATTTAGATAACTTTCGATAGTCGGCAATTGTAAAGTTACGAAAACCGTATTCTTTTCGAATCTCTTCTACATGTTCATATCGGGTAGCGTCTCGTTGAGCGTAGAGTCCCCAATCTAATGTATTTACACCAATTTGTGTAGCGACAAATTCTAAAACGAGATTCGGAATATCTCCTACATCAGATAAGGTCCATCCTGAATATCGTAAAACACTTAATTGAATAGCAAAACCTAGACGATTATAGTCCCTCCGATGGCGATTAATGATTTTGATATCATGCTGACTGAAAGAAAAGTATGTATTTAATATCCATTCGCTTATATCAGAGGGGATTTGCATATATTGCTTTCGTTCTTCTGCTGTAAGAAGTTCTCTTACTCTCACATACATTAGAAGTCATCCCCCTTATATTTGTTATTTCGCTTTTTGCAGATATCGATACAATGTAGCTCTTGAAACACCTAAGGTGTTACATATATCTTCAGTAGAATAATTTGGATCCTTCATTAAAGATTTAGCCATAGAAACCTGGGTTGTATCCATCACTTTAGGTCTTCCACCCAGACGACCACGTGCACGAGCGGCTGACAATCCAGCTTGTGTACGTTCTTGAATCATTTCTCGCTCAAATTCAGCTAATGCTCCGAATACGTGAAAAATGAGTTTCCCGCCACTTGTAGAAGTATCCATATTTTCCTGAAGACTTCGAAAGGCAATTCCTTCTGCATTTAATATATTGATGGTTTCAATAAGGTGTTTGAGGGAACGCCCTAAGCGATCTAATTTCCATACTACTAATGTATCGCCCTCGCGTACGTAATCAAGAGCTTCATCTAGTCCAGAGCGAGATGAGGTAGAACCACTTACTACATCAGTAAAAATCCGTTTGCATCCAGCTTGTATAAGGGCATCTTTCTGTAAATCCAAATTTTGATCATGTGTAGATACACGAGCGTAGCCAATTAACAAATTATCACCTCCATATTCTTTTGTATTTTCTCATAACTCATAAAATAAAGGAATAATGAGATTTTGATTTTAAGACAAGTTTTGAGACAGATAACATAGCATTATTTCAATATCAAATAGAATGCATAAAGAA contains the following coding sequences:
- a CDS encoding recombinase family protein, with product MLIGYARVSTHDQNLDLQKDALIQAGCKRIFTDVVSGSTSSRSGLDEALDYVREGDTLVVWKLDRLGRSLKHLIETINILNAEGIAFRSLQENMDTSTSGGKLIFHVFGALAEFEREMIQERTQAGLSAARARGRLGGRPKVMDTTQVSMAKSLMKDPNYSTEDICNTLGVSRATLYRYLQKAK